Sequence from the Rutidosis leptorrhynchoides isolate AG116_Rl617_1_P2 chromosome 3, CSIRO_AGI_Rlap_v1, whole genome shotgun sequence genome:
tcgaactcctgacctcaagtgtattagaggcaGGCCACTACCACTCAACTACAACTGCAACCCCGTAAAACATTAGTATTAATAAAGTATATCTAGTTGACTTTCTTTATTATCAACTCGAGGCTTTGTTTTCTCTACAATACTAGCACTAGTAATTTATACGGAGTATATCTTTAACAGCTTAACTAAGGTATTAGTTTTATCAGTCTAAAAAAAACCGATAAACGATCATACGAACTCTGTAAGAAAAAAGAGAAAATAGCACGAGTGTCTAAACAACTCTGCCAAAAAACAATGATATGGACATAATTAAAAGTTGGGCTAAGCCCATATAGTTTTTTAAGGCCCAATTATTCGGCATTTTTATCCTATACCATCTAGGCCTTATGACCCATATCATAAATATCCCCATTTTTTGACATTCATAAACACATAAAATTTACAACTACTGAATCATCATCTGTACAATTCGAATAATACATTGTTTTAAGTAACACAAAGGAACAATCTTGCAACAGAACTTTACTAATGGgctttttaatattaactagatgtggagccctcgctttgcgccgggggatccgttttgaatgcgagttaaaaaaaaagtcttgatctattttgtaaaaaagaatttttttcgacatctaacattgaagggttgttccttttgtgaaagttgcttcttttagcgttcgggttttattttaaaaaaaaaaaagttagtatagtgggggttcgatttgtattttaataaaagttagggggttaagtttgtgaaatttgaaaaaaatatacgtataaagtgggagttcgatttctattttaataaaagttagggggttaagtttgtgaaaattgaatattagtaaaaaaaaaaaaagttagtaaagtgggggttcgatttgtattttaataaaagttagggggttaagtttgtgaaatttggaaaaaaaatatacgtataaagtgggtgtgcgatttgtattttaataagagtataaagtgggggtgcgatttgtattttaataaaagtttggGGGTTAAATTTGCGGAAAGTGAAAagaggaatagtactattcatttggcctttgccttttagatataggtatataattacGTAGTATATGTTAAAATTTTAACAATTACCCAATAGAGCAATAGCTTTTTATTGTCAAAAATGCTGAAACTTACTACAATTTATATGGTTGGTGAAAAAATTAAACATATCTTGTTTATATGGAGCGAAAAACTCCAAGAAAACTTTATCAATTCTCATTCTTCTTCGGCGACAAGTAAACATACCTACGTTTAATAAACTTAAATTGAAATTAACAAAAACAGTTCAAAATGGTAACAATACATATATACAACTTTATGCATCACGATAACGTAAAATCCTACAAGATCTACAGAATTTTAATTATAagtcagtaaaaaaaaaaaaaaattgtaaacttACATGCCACAATATATGATCATATAAAGATCTCTTCATTCGAATGAAACTAAACTGATCATAATaaaatcaatcaatcaaccatctcTTCTACTTCGCGCAAGGGGGACCACCTCGGCCAAAGGGGTCGATAATGGTGAAGGCAGAGGAGACGTACGACAATTCGGGCACGTTGGATTCAACCGCAACCACGGGTCAACACACTTGACATGAAAAAGGTGACCACAATCAGGAAGTTGTCTTAACATATCACTTCCTTTATAATCACCTAAACAAATTGAACAACATGTCGAAAAGCCCGAATCCCATTTATTAATCTTTGCATCTTTATAAAGCAAAGTAGGATAACTTAATATTGTCTCATCATCAATGCCTACATCAACCACACAATGGGCTGATTCGGGCTGGCCCAAAGCGTGAGCTAGACTATTTCTTTGGGCCCGAATATGAGCTGCTGATGGTGACGATGGTGACGATTGTGTGGTTCGATTACAAAAATAAGAAGCTAAAGTGATTGTTGTGATTAGTAAAAGCATTCCAACTGAGATCCCGATTCCATACCCGAACCCGCTTATGTTTTGTGACCCGAGGAACCCGCCGGAGTTTGGATCGGTGCTATTCATCTTCTTGTTTGGATGTTTTGAGAATTTGGTAATAAAGAGAATAAGGTGAATGAAGATATGAAATGGGAACGTTGTCAACCATTTTTGTTGGG
This genomic interval carries:
- the LOC139896129 gene encoding RING-H2 finger protein ATL70-like, translating into MNSTDPNSGGFLGSQNISGFGYGIGISVGMLLLITTITLASYFCNRTTQSSPSSPSAAHIRAQRNSLAHALGQPESAHCVVDVGIDDETILSYPTLLYKDAKINKWDSGFSTCCSICLGDYKGSDMLRQLPDCGHLFHVKCVDPWLRLNPTCPNCRTSPLPSPLSTPLAEVVPLARSRRDG